DNA sequence from the Thalassotalea sp. 273M-4 genome:
ACATTATTAACGGAAATGTCGCTAATTTTGGTGCCTGGTTGTAAATCCATATATTTTAGGGCATTGACACACGACTCTCGCTCAACCGGATCGTTAAACTGCTCAGGCCCAGGTACACATTCATCAATGGCGGCTACTTGCCCAGGGTTAGTGCCCCACGTTACTTGTGGCTTAATTTTACTTGCATCAATGCTCACGGTGACATCAAATTTGGCATCGGGGTCGGTTTTAAGGGTTTGCCAGTCATTGACGGCTTCCAGCCATAAGCCTGCTTTAGGGGCAAATTCTTTGTGGCATAGGTAATCGAAGGTGGTCTGATCGGGCGCAATAAGACCTGCTTTTGCACCAAATTCAATGCTCATATTACACACCGTCATGCGCTCTTCCATGCTTAGATTGGTTATGGCGTTACCTGTGTATTCCACCACGAAACCAGTAGCGCCAGCATGACCAACCGCACCAATAATGGCTAAAATGATATCTTTAGCGGTAATGCCGTGAGCGACATCGCCACTTAAGTGAATGTTCATGGTTTTAGCTTTATTTTGACGTAAGGTTTGGGTGGCTAAAACGTGCTCCACTTCAGAGGTGCCAATTCCAAAAGCCAAGGCTCCAAAAGCACCATGGGTTGCGGTATGAGAATCACCGCAAACTATCACCTGACCCGGTAAGGTCAAGCCCAGCTCTGGCCCCATAACGTGGACAATCCCTTGATTTTTATGGCCCATACCGTATAACTCAATGCCAAACTCTTGACAATTTTGCTCAAGCGTTTTTAACTGATTGGCTGCGTTCTCCCCCGCCGCATCAATGTCACAGCTCTTGGTTGAGATATTATGATCCATGGTGGCAATGGTTCGCTTGGGGCTATGCACGGGGCGGTGATGAAACTTTAAATTGGCAAACGCTTGTGGCGATGTCACTTCGTGGATCAAATGTCGGTCAACAAAAATTAACGGCGTTTCACCCGGCTTGTCTTGTACTAAATGTCGTTGCCATAATTTTTCGTATAATGTGGTCGCCATAATTAGTCCTTGTTCATTTTTGTGATCATTTGGCAAATATAATCGCCCATTTCAGCCGTGGTTTTGGCCTGTGATTGACGCTCCTGAGGCAATAAATCGCCGGTTAGCATGCCTTCGTCTAAGGTCTTCGAAACGGCTTGTTCAATGGCGCTTGCGGCTTTGCCTTGATTCAAGCTAAAGCGCAACATTAAGGCCGCTGACAAGATTTGCGCAATGGGGTTGGCAATGCCTTGACCGGCAATATCGGGAGCAGAGCCCCCAGCTGGTTCATACATACCAAAGCCATCTTGATTTAAACTCGCTGAAGGCAATAGGCCCATAGAGCCTGTTACCATCGCACAAATATCCGATAAAATATCACCAAAAAGGTTAGGGCACAGGATCACGTCAAATTGGCCAGGATCTTTAACTAACTGCATCGCTGCGTTATCGACATAAAGGTGTTCCAGTTCAACATCAGGGTACTCGCTAGCGATTTCTTCTACGACCTGACGCCAAAGTTGACTGGTGGCTAAGACATTGGCCTTATCCACCGAGGTTACTTTATGCTTACGCTTTTGTGCGGCTTGAAAAGCAAGGTGACTAATACGCTTAACTTCTGCCCTTGAATAAAACATCGAATCAAATCCGGTTTCGTCTTCACCTTCACCGCGTCGGCCTTTGGGCTCACCAAAATAAATATCACCGGTTAACTCGCGCATCACCAAGACATCAAAGCCTTGTTCGCTAATGTCTTTACGTAAGGTGGATAAATGCGACAGTGATGGCATTAATGATGCTGGGCGCATATTGCAAAACAGGCCAAAATGGCTTCTAAGACCAAGCAGTGCAGCCCGCTCTGGTTGCTGTGTTGGCGCTAAGTTAGCCCATTTAGGGCCACCAACAGAGCCAAATAAAATGGCGTCGGCTTGCTCACATCCTGTTAACGTTGTCGGTGGTAGGGCATTACCATGGCGATCAATCGCCACGCCACCGACATCATAGTCTTGCATCTCAAGGTCAAAGTGAAATATTTTCGCACAGGTAGTTAAGACTTTTTTGGCTTCTACCATCACTTCTGGACCAATACCGTCACCGGCTAATACCGCTATTTTTGCCATCGCTTAAATTCCTTGGATTTTATGTTTTTGTTGGTATTTTTGTTGGCGTATCCGCGCCAAGTTTTGTGCTCTAACAATGCTGTTAATGGCTTGAATAAGGGCTTGAGCTGACGCCTCGATAATATCGGTTTCTAAACCATAACCATGGAAGTTTCGCTCTTGCCAACGAACAATAATATTGGCTTGTCCAAGACCGTCTTCGCCCGCACCTTTATTCGAGATTTTGTAATCAGCGACTTCAAAATCAATGTCGACGGTTTCTTTTATTGCGCGATATAACGCATCAACAGGGCCGTTACCCGTTGCCGAATGAATGGTTTCGTTGTCGCCACAGCATATTTTGACGCTTGCGGTGGCAAATTCGCCGCTACCAGAAATAACATTCATATAGTCAATTCGGTAGTTATCGCCGTCATCTTCTTGATTGTGTTTAAACAATAAAGCTTCTAAATCGTCATCAAATACCTGACCTTTTTTATCGGCCAGTTTTAAGAAGTCTTGATATAACTCTTCTAAATCATACTCACTTTGTTGATAGCCCAATTCTTGCATTCTATGTTTAATTACATGGCGACCACTGCGAGAGGTAAGGTTTAATTTGGTTTTGCTGATACCGACACTCTCTGGTGTCATAATTTCGTAGGTATTGGCCGCCTTTAACATGCCATCTTGGTGAATACCTGAAGAATGGCTAAAGGCGTTGGCGCCAACAATCGCTTTGTTGGCTTGCACAGGCATATTACAAATTTGACTAACAAGGCGAGAGGTACGAGCAATTTCTTTGTGTTTAATATTGGTGGTTAAGCCTAATATATCGGCGCGAGTTTTCATTATCATCGCCACTTCTTCTAATGAACAATTACCCGCACGCTCACCGATACCATTTACCGTGGCCTCAATTTGACGCGCACCGGCCTGTACTGCTGCTATTGAGTTGGCCACACTCAAGCCGAGGTCGTTATGACAATGTACTGAAATAATGGCTTTGTCGATGTTTGGTACGCGATTAAAAATATTGCTGATGATGCCACCAAATTCATCGGGTAGGGTATAGCCCACAGTATCTGGAATATTAACCGTAGTCGCACCGGCATTAATTGCTGCTTCAACCATCCGACATAGGTTGTCTATTGGGGTGCGACCAGCATCTTCACAAGAAAACTCAACGTCATCAGTAAATCGTCTGGCAAACTGTACGGCTTTAACCGCCATCGCTTGCACTTCAGAAAATGGCCGTTTCAATTTATGCTGTACATGCACATCAGACGTGGAAATAAAGGTGTGTATACGAAATCTTTCTGCCGGTTTTAAGGCATCGGCACAAGCTTGAATGTCGGCTTCAACCGCTCTTGATAAACCACAAACAACCGAGTTTTTTACGGTTTTGGCTATGGTATTAACCGACTCAAAATCTCCTGGTGATGATACCGGAAAACCGACTTCCATAATATCGACCCCCAAGCGCTCAATAGCCAAGGCTATTTGCAGTTTTTCTCGCACCGACAGGCTTGACATTAAAGCTTGTTCACCATCTCGAAGGGTTGTATCAAATATCTTTACCGTATCCATAGCTTTTCCCATTGCAATTCACCGATTTACGGGAATAAAAAAACCCGCATTTTGATGCGGGTTTATGTTTATCTTTCGTTTATTTTAAACAACAGAAAAACGCCCGCAGGAGGTGTGCAGGAGGTTTAGCAGAAGAATGTGTTTAAAATAATGAATCATCGTGTTTGTCTGTTTATGATTTAACTAAGCTTTAACATTAATCAGTTTATAACACGCTGTCAATGGTAAATAAAAGGCTTGTTAGATAAATGTTGCGAGGTGGCGAGGGCGAAAAAATGAGAGGTGTAAGATTTATTTTGCCGAAGGCGGCTACAGAGCTAACAAAGCGCTACTTAAGAGCAGCGCTTTAAACACGCGTTGAGCATTAAATCTTGCTTAAAACATCGCGTAAAATGCTGCTCGATGTATGTGATGTATATGGGAAGTACATGATCTCGACCCCTACTTTAGCAAAGTCTTGTTCAATCTTGTTCCATTTTTCGGTGCCTTTCCAGTCGTCACCTACAAACATCAGATCAAATTTAAGATTATTCCACGCTTCCATTTTGTCGTAGTTCATTTGGGGAACTACTTCATCTACAAACTTAATATTTTCAACAATTTCCATTCGTTCGTTAAATGGGATTATTGGCTTTTTATTTTTCGCAGCCATTGAAAGTTCATCACTGGTAACGCCAACAATCAAATAATCACACTCAAGTTTGGCGCGTTTTAATACGTTCAAATGACCAATATGGAATAGGTCAAAGACCCCTGTGGTATACCCAATCTTTTTCATATAAGACCTTTTTTCAATACTCTGAGGCGCAGTCTATTTCTCTGCCCTAAAATAGTGGCTTATTCTACACCAGCAATGTCATGCTTTACAGTTTTATTGCGGGTATAAATTCGACCGTTAATCTAAATGTGTTCAACCCTAATATTGCCTTATGATTCTACAAAATAAATGATCAAACGTTAGCGATAAGATAATCGACAATGCGCTCACTTGCCTTGCCATCGAGCTTGCCGGCCAACTTTTCACTAAAAGCTAAACGCACATCTTCGAGCATCTTGGGGTGTTGGTATTGCTGATTGACCAACTCAACAAGTTGATTATAGTTTTTGGCATGTACGGCAATTTGCGCGTATTCGCCATAGTCTTGGTCCATTCGTTTTTTAAAACGGTGGGCAAATGGTCCACGATAACTCCAACGTAATTTTAGAAAGTCGCACCAAATAACCGGTTTGTTTAACGCCGCAAACTCAAACAGAGCAGAGGAGGCATCACTGATTAACACATCAGAGCTTGCCATAAAAGGGACGAGAGAATAGTCAAAGTCAGTGGCTAAATACACATTATTAAAGCCGGACCAATGGGTTAATAACGCCTTTTGTTTGGCGTATTTATCTTTACTAATTGAAAAGTAATGTGGCTTTATCAGGATATTAAAATCAGCAAATTGCTCAGGCCAATTTTTGGCAAAACACTCAATGGAGCTTGGATAGAAGGTCGGGGCATAGGTTATGGTTGGTTTATTTGGGTCGAGTCCTAATTTAACCAATTCAAAGCCTTTCTCACGGCCTTTAATGATGTTATCAAGCTTACAAAAACCAACATCAACAAACGTGTCATTTGGGTACATGGCTGTTAATCGATCACAGCGGTATTGACCTTCAACAAATCGTACGGTCATCGCTTTATCTGATTTGGTGTAATAACTGGCCTTAGGACCAATGCCATGACCCAATTGCGCGGTTTTACTGACTTGATGTATAGCGTCAAGGTAGTCAAAACTGTTGGCAAAGAAAATCCAATCAGCAGCTTGTTCTAGGTAGTAAGCACTGGCTTCTTTATCATCTTTAACCCAGTGGCTAGCAAGCTGCTCATTAGCAATGATCTGTTTTATAACCGCATCGTCTTTACTGGGATAAAAAACAAAGCTGGTGTCAATGCCGCGTTGTTTTAATTGATGATGTACAGGAAGATATTGCGGTAAATAATATAAATGCAATACATCAAAAATGACTTTCATAATGGCGTTCGCTGTGGGTGTAAACCTGAGGTTTATATCAGGTTTTTGGCTAAATTAATTGACCGCAAGTATAAGGGATTGAGAACAATAATTCATTATACTTGCTTGAGTTATTGCTTAAAACTTTAGTCATGGTAAACAATATTGTGGTCCAGCAAAAACTCAATGGGATTGGTATAACGATAAAAAAAGGCAGGTATTTAACCTGCCCATACATTGATTACCTGACAGTAGAGAGCTTAAAGGATGAGCCTAGCTCCAAGATGAATAGCCTCGACGTTTAGGCATTAGCCTAGGTAAAATTAACCCTAACAATAGACCAATCACTAAAACCGAAGCCCCATAACTAAACCACTTGAGTTTTATATCCCAATCTTCGGTATCTAATTTGGCATTCAATTCATTGTTCTGTTGATTTAATCTTTGGTTTTCTTGACGCAAGCTGGTCATTTGAGCCTCTAAGTGGGCTAATTCACTGTCACTAGATTGCAAACGATCGTTAAGGCTGTTGAGTTTCACGGTTTTATTGGCAAGCTCTTCATTTAGCTCGGCAAGAACCATTCGCAGACCTGGTTGGTCACTTAAAAAGCGAGCATCAATCCAACCTTGGCGTTGTTTCTCGTCTTCAACTTTGATGAAATCATTTTCAACCTCAGATAATACTTTGACTTCCTCACCTGCATTCATGCTACCTAAAATGCGAAACTGAGTACCTGGCCCTGAATGAAAATATATAAATAAGTCGTCACTGATAAAACCTAATTTAATATCATCAGTATGAGAATTTTCTGGTGAGATTTGTTGTGAGGCCTGTTCTACTACCTCGTTATTGTTTTCTTGGATAAATGCGTTGGCAACAAAAGAGCAACACAGCATGGCAGTAGCCAATGTTTTTGTTAAGTTCATCATCATCAGTTTTATTAAAATTAATAATTAATTTAGGATATTAGGGGTTTGTCAGAGCAAGCGCAAGGCATCGAGGTTAAATTTAATATAAATAAAAAGCTTGGGATAAACTTTGTTACGGTTATTTTATACAGCCTATAACCGCGCTTTAGGGCTAACATTTTTAACGGCTATAGCCATGATATTCACCACATTTACCTGCAACCTTGAAGCAAATGCCGACGTTTTCGTACAAAAAGATCAATTTGATGACTATTTTTTGATTGAAAGCCTAATAAAGCTTTTGTAAGCTAACGAATCGAGTACCTTAAGAAGGCAAAAAATACACATAAATGGACACTGAGATAGAACTGAAGTATTTAGTTTTAGGTGACAACATACCCACTCAAATCACCAAACTGTTAACGGATAATGCCGTCCGCTTTGAATATCATACGGACACGCTAAGTAATCGATATTTCGATACCTGTGATTCCACATTACGCCAACATGATATAGGCCTTCGCGTGCGTAAAGGGAGCTCTGGCTTATGGGAGCAAACAGTAAAGACTTCTGGTACTGTGCTTGCGGGTATGCATACCCGACCAGAATATAATGTCGATATTTGTCGAGATCATCCCGATTTAACCTTATTCGATCGCCAGATCTGGCCTCAAGATTTTGTCTTAGAGCAAGTTAATTCACAATTAAGTTGTCTATTTGAAACCAACTTTACTCGTCATAGTTGGCTCATTAATAACGCCGATAATAGTCAGTTTGAACTGGTATATGATACCGGCGCTATCGTTGCCAATGAGCAAAACGAGCAGATTGCCGAAATTGAACTTGAGCTGAAACAAGGGCAAGTCGAGGTGTTGTTTGATTTTGCTGAAATATTAATGGCAAACTTTGCAATAAGGCCTGGCAGTTACAGTAAAGCGGCTCGAGGGTATGCATTAGCCCAAGGTAAGTCTTTACATGCTGGTGTAGAGAGCAAAGCGTTATTAAAAATGGATCCAAGCATGGAATTGCTGGAGTCCTTTAATAGTGGTTTTGCGCAAAGTTTAACCCGTTTGCAAGTCTTGGTAGACAAGTATATTCAAAGTCCAAACTTAGAAACCTTAACAGACGTTTCTGATATGCTCGCCCTAGCCCGCCATGGATTATGGTTATATGCCGATTATTTAACTGATGCAAATGGTCAGATTTTAAGGCAGCAAATTAATGGTATTTTGCAAGAGCTTAGTTGGGTTGAAACAGCAAAACAAATTCGCGAGCTGACCACCAAAAATGGCCATTATCGAAAAAAGATCGAATATAGCCAAAGTTTGCTTGCTGAGCTTAAAGATGAAAAGCACGCAATCGTGGATTATCAAAAAGCGAGGGATTTGTTTCACAGTGAGCGCTTTAATCAGATGCAACTGTCGATGCTAAAAATGATCTTAAAAAAATCACCGTTTGATGGCGATATTCCTCACTTGTCCGACTTTGCTCCAAGTTGGTTATCGCTAAGCTTAAAAAATGTAACCCAAGCATTGCAGGTGAGTGACACATTAACCGCCAATGATTACCTTGAAAACCACCGGTTAGTAACAAGGTGTTTATTAACCGGCAGTTGGTTTGGCTCTTTATTTGAAGAAGAACAACGCATTGATTTTCGCGGGCCTTGGATGGATTTACATCTAGGTATTGACGAGCTTGAAACCTTGCAGTTGCTAAAAGAACATTTGCAACGTTCCTCTGAGCAAACGCCCGTGAAATTGATTAACTGGCTTGATCATAAAGTGGATAACTTGCTG
Encoded proteins:
- the leuC gene encoding 3-isopropylmalate dehydratase large subunit; this translates as MATTLYEKLWQRHLVQDKPGETPLIFVDRHLIHEVTSPQAFANLKFHHRPVHSPKRTIATMDHNISTKSCDIDAAGENAANQLKTLEQNCQEFGIELYGMGHKNQGIVHVMGPELGLTLPGQVIVCGDSHTATHGAFGALAFGIGTSEVEHVLATQTLRQNKAKTMNIHLSGDVAHGITAKDIILAIIGAVGHAGATGFVVEYTGNAITNLSMEERMTVCNMSIEFGAKAGLIAPDQTTFDYLCHKEFAPKAGLWLEAVNDWQTLKTDPDAKFDVTVSIDASKIKPQVTWGTNPGQVAAIDECVPGPEQFNDPVERESCVNALKYMDLQPGTKISDISVNNVFIGSCTNSRIEDLRIAAKVVDGKQVASGVTAIVVPGSYRVKQQAESEGLADIFKAAGFEWRLPGCSMCLGMNDDKLGEGDRCASTSNRNFEGRQGRGARTHLVSPAMAAAAAIAGHFTSVEI
- the leuB gene encoding 3-isopropylmalate dehydrogenase; this translates as MAKIAVLAGDGIGPEVMVEAKKVLTTCAKIFHFDLEMQDYDVGGVAIDRHGNALPPTTLTGCEQADAILFGSVGGPKWANLAPTQQPERAALLGLRSHFGLFCNMRPASLMPSLSHLSTLRKDISEQGFDVLVMRELTGDIYFGEPKGRRGEGEDETGFDSMFYSRAEVKRISHLAFQAAQKRKHKVTSVDKANVLATSQLWRQVVEEIASEYPDVELEHLYVDNAAMQLVKDPGQFDVILCPNLFGDILSDICAMVTGSMGLLPSASLNQDGFGMYEPAGGSAPDIAGQGIANPIAQILSAALMLRFSLNQGKAASAIEQAVSKTLDEGMLTGDLLPQERQSQAKTTAEMGDYICQMITKMNKD
- the leuA gene encoding 2-isopropylmalate synthase, with the protein product MDTVKIFDTTLRDGEQALMSSLSVREKLQIALAIERLGVDIMEVGFPVSSPGDFESVNTIAKTVKNSVVCGLSRAVEADIQACADALKPAERFRIHTFISTSDVHVQHKLKRPFSEVQAMAVKAVQFARRFTDDVEFSCEDAGRTPIDNLCRMVEAAINAGATTVNIPDTVGYTLPDEFGGIISNIFNRVPNIDKAIISVHCHNDLGLSVANSIAAVQAGARQIEATVNGIGERAGNCSLEEVAMIMKTRADILGLTTNIKHKEIARTSRLVSQICNMPVQANKAIVGANAFSHSSGIHQDGMLKAANTYEIMTPESVGISKTKLNLTSRSGRHVIKHRMQELGYQQSEYDLEELYQDFLKLADKKGQVFDDDLEALLFKHNQEDDGDNYRIDYMNVISGSGEFATASVKICCGDNETIHSATGNGPVDALYRAIKETVDIDFEVADYKISNKGAGEDGLGQANIIVRWQERNFHGYGLETDIIEASAQALIQAINSIVRAQNLARIRQQKYQQKHKIQGI
- a CDS encoding adenylyltransferase/cytidyltransferase family protein, whose product is MKKIGYTTGVFDLFHIGHLNVLKRAKLECDYLIVGVTSDELSMAAKNKKPIIPFNERMEIVENIKFVDEVVPQMNYDKMEAWNNLKFDLMFVGDDWKGTEKWNKIEQDFAKVGVEIMYFPYTSHTSSSILRDVLSKI
- a CDS encoding CDP-glycerol glycerophosphotransferase family protein, which gives rise to MKVIFDVLHLYYLPQYLPVHHQLKQRGIDTSFVFYPSKDDAVIKQIIANEQLASHWVKDDKEASAYYLEQAADWIFFANSFDYLDAIHQVSKTAQLGHGIGPKASYYTKSDKAMTVRFVEGQYRCDRLTAMYPNDTFVDVGFCKLDNIIKGREKGFELVKLGLDPNKPTITYAPTFYPSSIECFAKNWPEQFADFNILIKPHYFSISKDKYAKQKALLTHWSGFNNVYLATDFDYSLVPFMASSDVLISDASSALFEFAALNKPVIWCDFLKLRWSYRGPFAHRFKKRMDQDYGEYAQIAVHAKNYNQLVELVNQQYQHPKMLEDVRLAFSEKLAGKLDGKASERIVDYLIANV
- a CDS encoding TIGR04211 family SH3 domain-containing protein codes for the protein MMMNLTKTLATAMLCCSFVANAFIQENNNEVVEQASQQISPENSHTDDIKLGFISDDLFIYFHSGPGTQFRILGSMNAGEEVKVLSEVENDFIKVEDEKQRQGWIDARFLSDQPGLRMVLAELNEELANKTVKLNSLNDRLQSSDSELAHLEAQMTSLRQENQRLNQQNNELNAKLDTEDWDIKLKWFSYGASVLVIGLLLGLILPRLMPKRRGYSSWS
- a CDS encoding CYTH domain-containing protein, which gives rise to MDTEIELKYLVLGDNIPTQITKLLTDNAVRFEYHTDTLSNRYFDTCDSTLRQHDIGLRVRKGSSGLWEQTVKTSGTVLAGMHTRPEYNVDICRDHPDLTLFDRQIWPQDFVLEQVNSQLSCLFETNFTRHSWLINNADNSQFELVYDTGAIVANEQNEQIAEIELELKQGQVEVLFDFAEILMANFAIRPGSYSKAARGYALAQGKSLHAGVESKALLKMDPSMELLESFNSGFAQSLTRLQVLVDKYIQSPNLETLTDVSDMLALARHGLWLYADYLTDANGQILRQQINGILQELSWVETAKQIRELTTKNGHYRKKIEYSQSLLAELKDEKHAIVDYQKARDLFHSERFNQMQLSMLKMILKKSPFDGDIPHLSDFAPSWLSLSLKNVTQALQVSDTLTANDYLENHRLVTRCLLTGSWFGSLFEEEQRIDFRGPWMDLHLGIDELETLQLLKEHLQRSSEQTPVKLINWLDHKVDNLLCALEHCKDAALSLTPYWLK